TTCTTAGAGATTTTATCTCCTTTTCTATACTTCCAGTTTCCCACCAAGGATTAAATTCTGCAATTTCCATATTAGGTTATTATAGTATCCTAATATTTAAATTTTTAGGATATTGTAGTATCCTATTATACCATATTCAAATTTTTCTTCAATAACCATCAAATTTTGTGGTTTTAAATTATCTTTTTCTGAAATCCTTAAGTAAGGATTTATTCAAAATCGTATTTCGTTTTTATATACTCTAATTTTTCAGAAATTTCGCTTATTTCCCATTCAATTTCTTTTTTACGTGCATTCAATTCTTCTAATTCTTTTATTAGTTCTTTCTTTTCTTCTATTAAATCTGCATCAGGCAGGAATTTTAGCAATCTTTGTTTGTTTATTAGTCCTACATTTAATTTTTTTGCTAATTTTATTGCACTATCAGTAAAATAAGAATTTGTTATAACCCAAGCTTCTTCACAATCATAAAAATCCTTACCGCTATATACTTCCTGAACAGCCTTTATACCTACTGGATCCGCAGTGCCTTTGACCTGCACAGCTATTTTTTTATCCCCGTGTTTTAAAACTAGATCTACTCCATAATCTCCTGAACTTGGTGTCTTTTCTACAAAATATCCTAATGTTTTAAAACAATCATAAAGACAATTTTCAAATTCAACTCCCCTTAAACTTTCAAGATAATCAGGATGGATTCGCTTCTTTATTAAAGCTTGCTCAATATTTTGCAAAACCGCAGTCTTATGATATATGCGCTTTTGTATTTCATCAAACTTTTTTCTTAGTACTTGAAGTTTCTTTTTCAAAAAAGGATAAGAAGCTTTTTCATTAATTTCCCACTCCTTTCCTTCTATTTCTTGCTTCCAAGTTTTCTTCTTTTCATCCCATATAATATAAATTGAAAGACAGAGACCAATAACAATAAGGACAGTAAAAAGGTCTTTATCTGACATTTTAAGATCAAAACCGAATATACTGAGCAACAATGCAGCAACACCAAGAAGTAAAAGCGCAACCAACATGCAACCAGGAAGAGAAAATACAAGTGTAAATAGGTCGTATATTTCAAGTCTTTTAAGAAAATCATCTAGACTAAAATTAGCTTTTAATTTATATTTGTAAAGTACATAAGAGGTAGTTAACTTTGGAAATTTTTCTTCTAAGTTACGTAAATAATGAGAAAGCTTGTCATATTCATAGTCAGAAATTACAGGGTCATTTAGAATATAATAACGCCAATCATGGTAAGTAATGATTTCCTGCAAAATACTAACAATCTGCTTAGCCTTATCTAAGGAAAGATTTTTTATTGGGTGAGTTTTTATAAATTGTAAAAATTTCTTTGTTGCATTTAAAAGATAAGCTTCTTCTTTTTGAGAATACATTTTTCCATTATTTTTGGAAATCACAACTATTAAAAATTTATAAATAAACACTAATATTATTGTCAATGATAAAATTAATTGACATATAATTATATTTATGTTTCTTATTAAGAAAAATTATTAAGAAAAAATATTTATAAAAGTTACTATAAATGTTAAGAATTTGCGATTTTTATTATTTTTAGAAAATTATTAAATATGACAACTGCTTTATTTGATGCTTTTTGCAATTACCTTGCAAAGTTTCAAAAGATAATTCAACAAAGTGAAGGGAAAAGAAACCTGTTATCTCTAGTTAATAAACCTACACAACTACGAGTTTTTGTTGATGAAGCAGAGCGTCAACAAGAGTTTCAAAGTTTATTGATAGCTACCAAGTTTGAATTTTCTATTGAAGAGAGGAAATGTAGACAAGCTATCAAAAATTTCTTTCGTAATTCTAGTTGCTATTTGGATTTGTTTAATGGCAAAAAAATAAACATAAAGAGACTCTTTGACCTTATTGCAAAGAATTCCAAAAACAAAGTGATCAAATAAAATTACTTGCCCTAATGGAATTTGTTTATTTTGCTGAAGAATCAATAGATTTTGGTCTGTTTCAAATCCGAAAGTTTTCTATAGAAGAATTAAACACAATTCTGAGAAATGAGATAAATAAAGTTTTTTATCCTTGGGCCTATATAGATGAATTATATAAATTAGCTAACTATTGGTTTATCTGTGTAACGGTTCCGCAAT
The sequence above is drawn from the Candidatus Desulfofervidus auxilii genome and encodes:
- a CDS encoding restriction endonuclease, encoding MFIYKFLIVVISKNNGKMYSQKEEAYLLNATKKFLQFIKTHPIKNLSLDKAKQIVSILQEIITYHDWRYYILNDPVISDYEYDKLSHYLRNLEEKFPKLTTSYVLYKYKLKANFSLDDFLKRLEIYDLFTLVFSLPGCMLVALLLLGVAALLLSIFGFDLKMSDKDLFTVLIVIGLCLSIYIIWDEKKKTWKQEIEGKEWEINEKASYPFLKKKLQVLRKKFDEIQKRIYHKTAVLQNIEQALIKKRIHPDYLESLRGVEFENCLYDCFKTLGYFVEKTPSSGDYGVDLVLKHGDKKIAVQVKGTADPVGIKAVQEVYSGKDFYDCEEAWVITNSYFTDSAIKLAKKLNVGLINKQRLLKFLPDADLIEEKKELIKELEELNARKKEIEWEISEISEKLEYIKTKYDFE